One Candidatus Obscuribacterales bacterium genomic window, AAACTGACCCCTATTTCTTCGTTACACTTGTTTACAGTAAATCGTGAATCGATGAATTTCTGCTAAGCAATCCCATGACAGACACCCTGACTAAGCTGGCTTATCAAACCTTTCAGCAAGGCAAGAGCGCATTTGGTTTGGCCCATAAAACTCTGAGCACTCAAATGCTCAGCTTGTTCTCGCCTCCTCCAGAAGACCGCCAAACAGATTCACTGCCCGCGAATGTTCTGGCTTTGATTCACCAGCGCCTCAATGTTTTACTGGAGACGGATTGGCAGGATGCCGAGCAGGGTGTGTATCCGGTCGAGCTACTGTTTGATAATCCCTGGGATGATTTCTTCCGGTTCTACCCCTTGCTAGTGATGGATATGCCTGTCATCTGGGAGCGGGCTAAGCAAAATCGACATCAAGACTTTGATGACGATATCAATACCGAGATTTACCCTAGCTACTACCTACAAAACTTTCACCATCAAACCAATGGGTATCTCAGTGATCTATCTGCCAACCTCTATGACCTACAAGTAGAAATTCTCTTCAATGGTTCCGCAGATGCCATGCGGCGGCGAGTGTTGGCTCCGTTGAAGCAGGGGCTTGCGGCGTTTAGCAATGAGCTGCCCAGTCAACGCCGCGTCTTGGATGTGGCTTGCGGAACCGGAAGAACGCTGCGGTTTTTGCGCGGTACATTGCCCCAAGCCTCGCTCTATGGAACGGATTTGTCTCCTGCCTATCTACGCAAGGCCAACCAACATTTATCGCAATTGCCGGGAGAACTGCCCCAATTAGCCCAGGCTAATGCAGAGGACTTGCCCTACCAAGATGGCTATTTTCATGGGATAACCTGTGTGTTTTTATTCCATGAACTGCCGCCTGCAGCCCGCCAAGCTGTCATCGATCAATGTTTTCGGGTTCTGAAGCCGGGGGGCACATTAGTCATCTGCGACTCGATTCAGGAAAGTGATTCTCCTGAATTTGCGGTGACCATGCGCAATTTTCCGAAGATGTTCCATGAACCTTACTATCGCCATTATGTGACCGATGACTTGGTGAAACGTTTAGAAACGTCCGGATTCACGGTGGAGCCGACCGTAACCCATTTCATGAGCAAGTACTGGGTGGCTCATAAACCTGCCTAGATCTAGACGAGAGCAGGGACGCTCCTGGATGGAACGATGGGCTAGGTGCGCATCATACCCAGCCATCTTGGCGACGTCTACTGATCTAAACCAGGTTCATCGTTCCTCCCACAGATCTGACAAAACGTGGCACTATCTACCCTAAGACGGATTATTCTGCAATCGCTCTTGAGCCTGGGCAATCAGGTGATCATTCACAAGGGCGGCAGACGATGTAGGAGGGCTCTGGGGAAGGGCTGCCAGCACGTGAGCTTCGTAGTTAACCACTCCAGTTCCCTCGCTATTGATACATTGGGCTGCTTGGTGAGACAGATCCAGCGATCGCTCTCCCACATAGGGACCGCGATCGTTAATGCGCACAATCACAGATTGGTTGTTTTCAAGGTTAATCACCTCTAGGTAGGTACCAAAGGGCAAAGAGGGATGGGCTGCGGTCAGCTCGGTTTGGTCAAAGGTTTCCCCTGTAGCCGTGATGCGACCGTGGAAGTAGGGGCCGTACCAAGAAGCAATGCCATCCATGACTTCTCCGGTGTAGGCAAGACCATACAGTTGGGTTTGGGCTTCGACTAGGGTCATGGGAGATTGCCCTAGGGCAATCAGCAGGTTGTTGGCCCAAGCGATCGCCAGAAGATCGGCACTGCGATCATAGGCCGCCGCCAAGTCATCATGCACCATCACCAGCAGTTGATCATTGAGGTACAGCGTCGGAACGCCATCGCGCTGGATCAGCCTCACGTTCATGGGCTCTAGGGAAAATTCTTCCAACTGGTAGCGTAGTCGTTGTGCAACCCAATCAGCTCGAATCTCCGTGGGCAGTTCGAGCACGGGATATTTACCCACCCAAACCTGATAGCTGGCTTGATGCTCTTTATTGGTTAACACCGGTCTAGTGAGCAGTCCTACCTCCTCAGACGGAGAGGGCATGCATTGATGATCGGATGCTATGGGCTGAAAGGAGGTTGCAGGAATCTCGACTCCCTCAAGAAGGGGAAGATGGAAGCTTGGGACATAGGTGATGTCTACTGACAGCGGCGTAGGCAACCCGGGCATCACGGTCATGGAGTTGATGGCGTTGAACGCAGTTCCCAGCCACAAGGGTGTTTCAGATGGCGGGCGATCGCCTGGTAAATCGTCGGAATTTAAAGCGATCTGCCACGTTGGCTTTTTGACGTCTGGGTTGATGTCACTGACGAACTGCTCGGCTAGCTGGGGCGATGCCTGGGAAACGCCCGCTTCTGCCATGGGTAGTGTATCAGACAAACCCATCTCTAAGGTAGATGTAGCCTGCCCTGTCAGTGTCGCCGCTACGGTATACGACGCAACCCAGATTGATTGAGAAATGACCATAGAAATCACTCTCTAATACTTTACATTTTGTTAAAAGATTGAGTCTGTCATTATACAAGCTTGAGTGAATTTTGATAATTTCGGCACAGATTTTTCAGTAATTCTCATGATGAGATTTTCTGCTCTCGCAGATCGGGGTTATGGGCATGAACCTTAAGCCCCATGAGAATGATGTTGAGTCTCATCTTTAATAAAGCCCTGGCAGCAGACAGTTGACGAAGAGAAGGGGTTGAAAAAAGCTGCAAATGAATCGAAAATCCTGCATCTTATAGAAGTAGTCACCGATGGAGTGAGCGATCGCTTCTTGCTGTGACGCCGCTATCATCAACATTTATGCGCAGGTCGATGACGGAATTACCTTCCCTCTCTCAATGGGAGCGCCTTCTAAAAAATTCAGGCATTTGGGCCGGCTCGTTCACGCGTCTTGGAGCCAGTGGACAGATCGAGTCGGATACGCCGACGCTGGTTTCTTTGGTGCCGACGACGGATCGGGCAACGATGCAGCAAACGGTGCAGCGCTTTCCCAACCATGGCTCTGCTGAATCTGCCCAAACCTTTGAGTACAGCTCCTTAAGTCGGAGTGTATTGTTTTTTGAAAACGGGGCCTTTTCCCAAGGATCGATGCAGTATGGCCCCTTCTCGCAATTTGGGGCCGAATTTGGGTTTATCGAAGGCGATCGCCGCTTGCGTTTGGTGCCGCTTTTTAATACCGAGAGCCATCTAGACAGCATCACTCTAATTCGTGAACAGCGGCAGGGCAGTGACGCGGCAGAGCGCCCACCCCTGACGGTGGATCAACTCGTCGGTCTATGGCGCGGAGAAGCGATCACCCTCTATGCCGATCTGCGATCGCCCACCACCTGTCGCACAACCCTCACGATTCAACGCGACGGCGATCGCCTCATCCAATCTTTGTTATGGAGCGATCGCTACATTACCTCTGAAGCCAGTATTGATGGCGCGACGCTCACCTTCAATCAAGGGCCCTATGCAATCCAACTGCTGATGCTGCCCGACGGAGCCTCCTGCAACACACCTTTAACCATTCCTAACCGCCGCTCCTTCTTCCTAGAAGCAGGTTGGTTGGTGCGCCCTGATCTGCGACAGCGGCTGATTCGCAGCTATGACGATCGGGGAACTTGGTTAAGCCTCACCCTAGTGACCGAGTGGAAAACCTGAAGCTATCTTCAAGATCTTGAAAAAAGCTGGACATTATAGATGCTACAAGTGTAGTATTTGAATACTTAAATTGTATTGAGATCAATGGCATCTGCCTTCCAGTTTCCAGGCAAAGCTTGACTGTGGCCCACAGTGGGTTTCACAGCCATATATCCTTGGCATCAAGCCATTGATCTAGGTTATTTAGACGTTTGTTCACACCCCATCTTCACGATTCAACCCTGGCTAGTTCCATGTTTAGACCCCTTGCACTACAGCCACTCCTACAGCGCCTCAACGGCATATCCGTTGGGCAATCGCTGGCTGCGGGCAGCACTGACCGTCGGTGCCAGGCTACTCATGGGCATGGTACGAATTCCAGCCTTGGAATATGCCATCTCCTAGGGCATGGGCTGATCGCATTGGTTTTAGGGATCGAGAGCATAGTAGTACGTGAACGTGCAGAGATGGTGTTGACCGTTGGGCTGCGATCGCTCCTATCCAACCTGTTGGATGCTGCTGGCTTGATGGTATCCCTGCTCCATCGTGGTACCGATAACCTAGGCGTTAGTACTGATGCCCTAGGGATTGATCACCCTATTTTTGTATATCCAATCCAAGTCATCCATCAGAGCGGCAGGTATCGACCTCAGGTCATACCCAGCGTCACCTAAACCTAGCGTTGTGCTAGATGTTGACCCCGCTTCTGAGTTGCCAGGAGCGGGGTTTTTGTTGGTCTCTAGGCTCCGCGATCGCATCTTTCATCGTTTTTCCCATCCAGATGGTCTAACCCAGAGGTGATCCATG contains:
- a CDS encoding DUF3598 family protein → MTELPSLSQWERLLKNSGIWAGSFTRLGASGQIESDTPTLVSLVPTTDRATMQQTVQRFPNHGSAESAQTFEYSSLSRSVLFFENGAFSQGSMQYGPFSQFGAEFGFIEGDRRLRLVPLFNTESHLDSITLIREQRQGSDAAERPPLTVDQLVGLWRGEAITLYADLRSPTTCRTTLTIQRDGDRLIQSLLWSDRYITSEASIDGATLTFNQGPYAIQLLMLPDGASCNTPLTIPNRRSFFLEAGWLVRPDLRQRLIRSYDDRGTWLSLTLVTEWKT
- a CDS encoding septal ring lytic transglycosylase RlpA family protein, whose amino-acid sequence is MVISQSIWVASYTVAATLTGQATSTLEMGLSDTLPMAEAGVSQASPQLAEQFVSDINPDVKKPTWQIALNSDDLPGDRPPSETPLWLGTAFNAINSMTVMPGLPTPLSVDITYVPSFHLPLLEGVEIPATSFQPIASDHQCMPSPSEEVGLLTRPVLTNKEHQASYQVWVGKYPVLELPTEIRADWVAQRLRYQLEEFSLEPMNVRLIQRDGVPTLYLNDQLLVMVHDDLAAAYDRSADLLAIAWANNLLIALGQSPMTLVEAQTQLYGLAYTGEVMDGIASWYGPYFHGRITATGETFDQTELTAAHPSLPFGTYLEVINLENNQSVIVRINDRGPYVGERSLDLSHQAAQCINSEGTGVVNYEAHVLAALPQSPPTSSAALVNDHLIAQAQERLQNNPS
- a CDS encoding class I SAM-dependent methyltransferase codes for the protein MTDTLTKLAYQTFQQGKSAFGLAHKTLSTQMLSLFSPPPEDRQTDSLPANVLALIHQRLNVLLETDWQDAEQGVYPVELLFDNPWDDFFRFYPLLVMDMPVIWERAKQNRHQDFDDDINTEIYPSYYLQNFHHQTNGYLSDLSANLYDLQVEILFNGSADAMRRRVLAPLKQGLAAFSNELPSQRRVLDVACGTGRTLRFLRGTLPQASLYGTDLSPAYLRKANQHLSQLPGELPQLAQANAEDLPYQDGYFHGITCVFLFHELPPAARQAVIDQCFRVLKPGGTLVICDSIQESDSPEFAVTMRNFPKMFHEPYYRHYVTDDLVKRLETSGFTVEPTVTHFMSKYWVAHKPA